The following coding sequences are from one Sesamum indicum cultivar Zhongzhi No. 13 linkage group LG11, S_indicum_v1.0, whole genome shotgun sequence window:
- the LOC105174500 gene encoding putative DEAD-box ATP-dependent RNA helicase 33 has translation MSILHMSLSPQSLSLARTLSGTPIPAQSPSLTITTRLFHLSLTTPTSIPLRTTPIRMGGGPRTYPGGVSKWQWKRMQAKKAKQLLKARLARERQIYEMRKRAELKAAISELERPWETVEKPPNLFSVSADEQLKVLADRFQKPGGLDLWSDRDGPELFRPGNGLPSSRFFPKGVVHSSKPYGKLEKITTTSEEFESSEIEEDSGPNPIRESVGKIGARRKGYSKNSMSSSGGSDKGGNVSDFKSRSLVGVAEDRESGDFKGKVRKKGSTRTYLSDSEGMNSGDVGFGSRNAGRNSRLAGTAREFWRSKSDAEEENMNSEVFYMSLQNDGSYGFELEN, from the coding sequence ATGTCAATCCTGCACATGTCTCTCTCCCCACAATCTCTCTCATTAGCAAGAACCCTGTCAGGCACCCCAATACCAGCCCAATCACCATCCCTCACCATCACCACAAGACTTTTCCATCTCTCCCTCACTACTCCCACCTCCATCCCCCTGAGAACGACGCCGATTCGGATGGGCGGTGGCCCCCGGACCTATCCCGGAGGGGTCTCCAAATGGCAGTGGAAAAGAATGCAGGCTAAGAAAGCAAAACAGCTGCTCAAGGCCCGTCTCGCTAGAGAACGTCAAATATACGAAATGAGGAAAAGAGCCGAGCTCAAGGCCGCCATTTCCGAACTTGAACGCCCATGGGAGACTGTTGAAAAGCCGCCAAATTTGTTCTCCGTCAGTGCTGATGAGCAGTTGAAGGTGTTGGCTGATCGGTTTCAGAAGCCCGGTGGCCTTGACTTGTGGTCTGATAGGGACGGCCCGGAATTGTTCAGGCCGGGTAATGGTTTGCCCTCTTCTAGGTTTTTCCCGAAAGGGGTTGTTCATAGCTCTAAACCGTAcggaaaattagaaaaaataactacTACGTCTGAAGAATTTGAGAGTTCCGAAATCGAAGAAGATTCCGGTCCAAACCCAATTCGTGAAAGCGTTGGGAAAATCGGTGCACGTAGAAAAGGGTATAGTAAGAATTCGATGAGCAGTTCTGGTGGTTCAGATAAAGGAGGAAATGTGAGTGATTTCAAGTCCAGAAGCTTGGTGGGCGTCGCAGAAGACCGTGAAAGTGGGGATTTTAAGGGAAAGGTCAGAAAGAAGGGAAGTACGAGAACTTATTTGAGTGATTCAGAAGGAATGAATTCTGGGGATGTAGGATTTGGTAGTAGGAATGCTGGGAGAAACAGCAGGCTAGCTGGCACTGCCAGAGAATTTTGGAGGAGCAAAAGTGATGCCgaggaagaaaatatgaattcAGAAGTTTTTTATATGAGTTTGCAAAATGATGGGAGCTATGGATTTGAATTGGAGAACTGA